In one window of Fragaria vesca subsp. vesca unplaced genomic scaffold, FraVesHawaii_1.0 scf0513155, whole genome shotgun sequence DNA:
- the LOC101293548 gene encoding putative EG45-like domain containing protein 1-like, whose product MGLQNVLIILSIVACLISTSMATPGVATFYTSYTPCYGDTPEGVMIASAGDAIWNNGAACGKYFTVKCTGPRNPVPHPCTGATVKVKIVDHCPGCPSTLDLSKEAFTKIANPVAGIINIDYW is encoded by the exons ATGGGGTTGCAGAACGTTTTGATTATCTTGAGCATTGTCGCCTGCCTCATCTCGACTTCTATGGCCACACCAGGAGTTGCTACTTTCTACACCAGCTATACTC CATGCTACGGTGATACCCCAGAAGGCGTGATGATTGCATCAGCAGGTGACGCTATATGGAACAATGGTGCAGCCTGTGGGAAATATTTCACCGTTAAATGTACAGGTCCTAGGAATCCAGTACCACATCCTTGCACTGGTGCGACCGTTAAAGTAAAAATTGTAGATCATTGTCCTGGATGCCCATCAACACTCGACCTTTCTAAAGAGGCTTTCACCAAAATCGCTAACCCTGTTGCTGGAATAATTAATATTGATTATTGGTAG